The Sphingomonas sp. OV641 DNA window GTTCGAGGCCAAGCTGGCGCTGAGGCAGAAGCGTCGAGCCGCCTATGCGCGGCTGCGCGATGTCGCGCCGGAAACGAAGGACGGCCATCGTGTGACCGTGATGGTCAATGCCGGCCTGCGCGATGACGTGGCGGCACTGGACGTGACCGGCGCGGACGGCATCGGCCTGTTCCGCACCGAATTCCAGTTCCTCGTGTCGGCAACGTTGCCGCAGCGCGAGCGCCAGCAGCGGCTGTACCGCGAAGTGCTGGACGTCGCCGGCGACCGGCCGGTGATTTTTCGCACGGTGGATATCGGCGGGGATAAGGCGCTGCCCTACCTGGCGCAGCATGACGGCGACGAGGAAAACCCGGCCATGGGCTGGCGCGCGCTGAGGCTGGCGCTGGAGCGCAACGGGTTGATGAAGGCGCAAGCCCGTGCCCTGCTGGATGCCGCGGCGGGGCGCACGCTGAACGTGATGTTCCCGATGGTCAGCGAGGCGTGGGAGTTTGCCGAAGCGCGGGCGCTGTTCGAGCAGCAGCGCACCTGGTTGGACTCGCGCAATCGGCGGATGCCGATCGAGATCCGATATGGCGCCATGCTGGAGGTGCCGAGCCTCGCCTATCAGCTGGACCTGTTGCTGCCGCAGGTGGATTTCCTGTCGATCGGCACCAATGATCTGACCCAGTTCCTGTTCGCCGCCGACCGCGCCAATCCGAAGCTGGCGGAGCGGTACGACTGGCTTTCGGCGTCCATCCTGCGCTTCATCGCCAGCGTGCTGGAGCCGTCGCGGGCGGCAGGCGTGCCGGTGGCGATCTGTGGCGAGATGGGCGGACGGCCGCTCGAGGCGCTGGCGCTGATCGGCATCGGTATCGATCGGCTGTCGATCACGCCGGCGGCGGTGGGGCCGATCAAGGCCATGGTGCAATCGCTGAACTATGCGGCAGTACGCGCGGAAATGTCCCGACTCCTGGCCGATCCCCCCCGCGACATGCGTGCGGCACTGGGCACATGGGCGCAGACGAATGGGGTGGAGCTGGGATGAGGACCGGCGACGCCCCGGCAAAGCGAGGGGCGTCGCGGACCAAAAGCGGTGTGGCTCGATTGACACAGATGGCTCGCTCTGGGAGACGTGCCACCGAGGGCGGACGGGGTCGGTTCGCCCGAAGCGGAGAAGCGAATGACTGAGGCCGAGCGCGGCGACAACGCGACGCTCTTCCCGCAACCTGTTGGCGAGAGGCTGCGCGCCGCGCGCGAGCGACACGGCATGTCGCTGGCCGAGATCGGCGCTCGCACCCGCGTGCCGCTGCGTCATCTGGAGGCGATCGAGGCGTCCAATTACGGCGCCCTGCCGTCGCCCACCTATGCCGTCGGGTTCGTGCGCGCTTATGCGCGTGCGGTCGGCGAGGACGAGGTGACGCTGGCGCGGGATGTGCGCGCCGAGGCGAATGACGCGCCGCGCGTGACGCCCAAATACCAGCCCTATGAGGTTGCCGATCCGACGCGTGTGCCCAGCCGCGGGCTGGTGATCGCGGCCGCCGGCGTCGCGCTGGCGATCGTGGTGCTCGCCGTCCTCTGGCTCGGCAGCAGCCTGTTCCGCGGCGGTGACGGAACCCCGGCGCCGGCAGCGCCGTCCGTGGCGGTAGCGGTGCCGGCGGCACAGCCGACAGCTGCGCCCAAGGCAGCGCCGCAGGTGACGTTGACGGCGACGGACGAAGTGTGGCTGCGTGTCTATGACGCAGCGGACAAGACGCTTTACATCGGCACCATGAAGGCGGGTGAGCGGTTCGACGTGCCCGCCGATGCGAACGATCCGATGATCAACGTGGGGCGGCCGGACAAGCTGCGCGTGACGCTGAACGGATCGGTGCTGCCGCCGCTGGGCGATGGCCGGCGTGCGATCAAGGACGTGCGGGTGAGCGCCGACGCGCTGAGCGCGCGGGCTGGCGGCCAGGCCGCGCCTGCCGCTGCTTCTCCTGCCGCTGCCGCGCCCGGCACCACGCCTGCGGCTGCGTCATCCGTTCCGCCTGCGTTTGCCGGGGAATCGACAGCTCCGGTGCGCTGATCGCTGGCCCTTCAGGCTGGCGACAGGCGGGAAGGTGCAGCTATAGCATGGTTGTTAACCCAATCCGGGGGCTGTTGATCAATGCGTAGGTTCCTCATTGCCGTGATTCTCGCCGGGGCGGCGACGCCTGCTGTTGCACAGTCCGGGCTGGAGGGCCGCGTCGGCAAGCTGGAAAGCGAGATGCGCGCGGTGCAACGCAAGGTCTTTCCAGGCGGCGCGGGAGCTTATGTCGAGCCGCAAGTGCGCGCCGCCCCCCAAACGCCGGAAGAGATTGGCGCGCCCGCGTCTAGCGCGATTTATGACCTGACGCAGCGCGTGTCGTCGCTTGAATCCCAGATCGCGTCGATGACGGGGCAGATCGAGCAGACGCAATATCGCATGCGTCAGCTGGAGGATCAGTTCGCCGCCTACAAAAAGGCGACCGACGCGCGCCTGGGCAGCGGTGAGACGCCGGCGGTGGGGAGTGATCTGGGCGCTGGCGAAGGTGGCCCGGTGGTTCCGCCACCGCCGCGCGCCGTCGCGACCCGGCCGGCCCCTGCTTCCGCCGCAGCCGCCCCGGGCGGGCGCGCGGCGCAGGTTGCGGCCGTGGTCAGGCCGGCGACGGGCCAGCCTGACGAGGACGAATATCTCTACGGTTACCGTTTGTGGGACGCCAAATTGTACCCGGAGGCGGCCGAGCAGCTGAAGAAGGTGGTGGCGACATATCCCAAGTCGCGGCGCGCGAGCTTTGCGCAGAACCTGCTTGGGCGGGCGTACCTCGACGATGGCAAGCCAAGCCTCGCGTCCATCGCTTTCTACGACAATTACAAGAAGATGCCGGACGGTGAGCGGGCCGCCGACAGCCTGTATTATCTTGGTCAGTCGCTGATGAAGCTGAACAAGCCGGCCGATGCCTGCAAGGTCTATGGCGAGTTGCTTGACGTCTATGGCGACAAGATCGGCCAGGGCATGAAGGACGACGTCGCGCGGGCGCGCACCTCCGCCAAGTGCAAGTAAGGGCGTGGCCGAGCCGGCCGATGTTGCGCGTTTCCGGCGCGACCTGATCGCGCTGACCCGCGAGGCGCCGTCACGCGAGCGGCCGATCGCGGTTGCGGTTTCCGGCGGTCCTGACAGCATGGCACTGCTGGCGCTGGCAGCCGCGGCGTTTCCCGACGCGGTGATCGCCGCCACCGTGGACCACGGGCTGCGCGAGGCCGCCGCAGAAGAAGCACGGATGGTAGCGCGGGAAGCCGAGACGCTTGGCGTGCCGCATGCCGTGCTGACGGTCGCCGGGCCGATCGCAGGGGCGAGCCTGCAGGCGCGGGCGCGTGACGCGCGCTACGCCCTGCTCGCCGACTGGGCCGAGCAAAGCCGCGCCATGGCAGTGGCGACCGCCCATCATGCCGATGATCAGGCGGAGACGTTCTTGATGCGCGCCTCCCGCGGATCGGGCGTGTCGGGTCTCGCGTCGATCCGGGCGACCACCGTGGTGGCGGGCGCGCCGGTGGTGCGCCCGCTGCTTGCCTGGCGCAGGGCGGCGTTGCGCGCCATCGTGCGGCGGGCCGGGCTGCCTTTCGTGAATGATCCGGCGAACAGCGATCCGCGCCACGACCGGACACGATTTCGCCAGTTGCTGGATGGCAACGAATGGCTTGATCCACCGGCGCTGGCGCGGACGGCGGCGGCCGTCGCGGAGGCGGAGCGCGATCTGGTGGAAATCGCACTGCTGCTGTGGCGCGAGCGGGTGGAGATGACCGGCGACAGCGTGACCCTAGATCCCGCCGGCCTGCCACGCGATCCGCTGCGCCGCATGGTGCGACGCGCGATCGCGACCGTCCGCGCCGCGCATGACATCGTCTCCCCGGCCTTTGACGAATCGGCGAATATCGAGCCGCTGCTGGACACCCTGTTGGCCGGGCGACGGGCGACGCACGGGGGCGTGCTGGCCAGTCCGCGACGCGGCCGCTGGCACTTCAAGGTTGCGCCGTCGCGTCGATCACTCTGAGCGACGAAAATCGGCGGCCGTTCCGTTGCGATTAACGTCAGCTAGCCTACATTGTGGCTGTTGAAAGGTATCGCATGAACGACAACGACAAGCAGTCCGGCGACAATGGCGGCAATGGCCCCAATCCGTGGATGAAGAGCCTCCTGATCTGGGTGGGCATTCTCCTGTCGCTGGCAATCGTCGTGACGATGTTCGACGGCCGCACTGGCGCCGCAACAGGCAATTCGATTGCCTATTCCGCCTTCCTCGACAAGGTGGACGAGGGCACGGTGAAGGACGTGACGATCTCGCGCGAGCAGATCACCGGCACGCTTTCCAGTGGTGACAAATTCCGGACCGATCCGGTTTCCGATCCGCAGCTGACCGATCGCCTGCGCAAGGCCGGCGTGGAGATTTCGGGCAAGCGCGACGAGGGGCCGTCGATCTGGCAATATATGCTCGTCCAGGCGCTGCCGTTCCTGTTGTTCCTGGGCATTGCCTTTTTCGTCGTGCGCCAGATGCAGAAGGGCGGCGGCGCGGGCGGTGCGATGGGCTTCGGCAAGAGCCGCGCGAAGATGCTGACGCAAAAGGAAGGCAAGGTCACCTTTGCCGACGTCGCGGGCATTGACGAAGCGCGCGAGGAGCTGGAGGAAATCGTCGAGTTCCTAAAGGACCCGTCGAAGTTCGCGCGCCTTGGCGGCAAGATCCCGAAGGGCGCGCTGCTGGTCGGTTCGCCGGGCACCGGCAAGACTTTGCTCGCCCGCGCGATCGCAGGTGAGGCTGGCGTGCCGTTCTTCACCATTTCGGGTTCGGACTTCGTGGAGATGTTCGTCGGCGTCGGCGCGAGCCGTGTGCGCGACATGTTCGAGCAGGCCAAGAAGAGCGCGCCGTGCATCGTCTTTATCGACGAGATCGACGCCGTCGGCCGGCATCGCGGCGCGGGCCTTGGCAACGGCAATGACGAGCGCGAGCAGACGCTGAACCAGCTGCTGGTCGAGATGGACGGTTTTGAGGCCAACGAGGGCATCATCATCATCGCGGCAACCAACCGCCCCGACGTGCTTGACCCCGCGTTGTTGCGTCCGGGCCGCTTCGACCGCCAGGTCGTCGTGCCGCGGCCGGACATCGAGGGTCGGGTGAAGATCCTCGAAGTCCACATGAAGAAGGTGCCGCTGGCGCCCGACGTCGACAGCCGCACCATTGCGCGTGGAACCCCGGGCTTCTCGGGCGCCGATCTCGCCAATCTCGTCAACGAGGCGGCGCTGATGGCGGCGCGCAAGTCCAAGCGGCTTGTCGCAATGGCGGAGTTTGAAGAGGCGAAGGACAAGGTCATGATGGGCGCCGAGCGGCGCTCCATGGTGATGACCGAGGACGAGAAGCGGATGACCGCTTATCATGAGGCTGGTCACGCGATCGTCGCGCTGCACGAGCCGGCGTCCGACCCGATCCACAAGGCGACGATCATCCCGCGCGGACGTGCGCTGGGCATGGTGATGCGCCTGCCGGAGCGCGACAGCTACAGCTATCACCGCGACAAGATGTACGCGAACCTGGCGGTGGCGATGGGTGGGCGCGTCGCGGAAGAGATCATCTTCGGCTACGACAAGGTCTCATCGGGCGCGAGCGGCGACATCCAATATGCCACGGGTCTGGCCCGCGACATGGTGACGAAATGGGGCATGTCGGACAAGGTGGGTCCGGTGGACTATGCCCAGCCCGAGGGGGAAAGCTTCCTTGGCTATTCCTCGTCGCAGCCGACGCACATGTCGAACGAGACGGCGCAGCTGATCGATCATGAGATCAAGACGATCGTCGAGGGTGGCTTGGCGCGCGCCAAGACGGTGCTGACCGAGCATAACGACCAGCTTCACCTGCTCGCCGAGGCGCTGCTTGAATATGAGACGCTGTCGGGTGATGAGATTAAGAAGCTGATCGCTGGTGAAGGTATCGGCCGGACTGACCAGCCGAAGAAGGTGTCGATCCCCACGGTGGGCACGTCGATCCCGAAGACGCGGCGTCCGCAGGGCCCGTTCGGCAACCCCTCGCCTGCGGGGGCGTAAACCCCCTTACACATTGGTAGGTCTGCAAAGCGGGATCCCGACGTAAAGTCGGGGTCCCGCTCTTGTTTGTGACGGGCCCGTCTGGACCTTGGGTCGACATAGTCGGCTTAGTGGTGGCCGCGGTTTCCCGAAGCGTGATGCCCTCACCAGCCGTCCAGCCTTAGGCCTTGGTCGTCGATCGTGATGCTTGTCATGTCGAAGGACAAGCTGTCGCCCGTGCCGCCGGATGGCTACGATAGCCTGCGGCTACCGTTCAGGCTTGCCTTCTTGAGCCCGGTTTTCACGTCCCGTGCGTTCAAGCCGCCGGTCAGGTGAGCCGTGACTTGCTCAGGCAAGGCCGAGGTACAGGAGGATCAGGGCGAAGGCGGGGATGATGGCGCTGTGGATCAGCGTGACCAACAGCCCGGTACGGATCAGCGCGCTGGTGCGCCCGAGCATGTAGGTGCCCTTCAACTGGCGATAGATGTGGAACGGCGGGATGATCAGCGCCGCGGTGATCACGACCAAGATCGGCAGACCCAGCGCGTGCAACACCGCCAGAACGATCGTCAGCAGCGACATGAAGGTCAGCGAATAGGTGGTGAACACCGCGTGATCGTAGAGCCCGAAGCGCCGGTTGAACGGGAACAGCAGCCACAGGAACGGGATCGAGATTGGAATCAGCGCCCAGCTATATTTGTACGCTGAGGTCTTGAGCTTGTAGAGCAGGAGCTTCGGGTTCTCCTTGGCCTGCCGGAACTTGGCATCGAGCCAGTTGGTGCTGCTCGCGGACGGCGCGCCGGCCACGTCGAAGGTAGAGGGCACGGGCAGCATCCGTTCGGCCTCCGCGAGATCGGATCGCGCCTTGCTCGCGACCGTTAGTCGCTTCTCCAGCCGTGTGATGCGTTTGGCGTCTGGGTCCGGATCGCGGCGTTCT harbors:
- a CDS encoding tetratricopeptide repeat protein, which encodes MRRFLIAVILAGAATPAVAQSGLEGRVGKLESEMRAVQRKVFPGGAGAYVEPQVRAAPQTPEEIGAPASSAIYDLTQRVSSLESQIASMTGQIEQTQYRMRQLEDQFAAYKKATDARLGSGETPAVGSDLGAGEGGPVVPPPPRAVATRPAPASAAAAPGGRAAQVAAVVRPATGQPDEDEYLYGYRLWDAKLYPEAAEQLKKVVATYPKSRRASFAQNLLGRAYLDDGKPSLASIAFYDNYKKMPDGERAADSLYYLGQSLMKLNKPADACKVYGELLDVYGDKIGQGMKDDVARARTSAKCK
- a CDS encoding DUF3667 domain-containing protein, with the protein product MADGIEASADIVTGGLFGRAAEKGAGETHAAHDHPTACLNCGTQLIGSHCHACGQAGHVHGTAGAILHDIGHAVFHFEGKAWRTFPMLVTRPGDLTRRYIDGERARFVSPLAIFLFTVFLMFAIVANLPGWGFGDGDFLKSGITGGMAEARAKLTEERVRADAQVANYTRELAEERRDPDPDAKRITRLEKRLTVASKARSDLAEAERMLPVPSTFDVAGAPSASSTNWLDAKFRQAKENPKLLLYKLKTSAYKYSWALIPISIPFLWLLFPFNRRFGLYDHAVFTTYSLTFMSLLTIVLAVLHALGLPILVVITAALIIPPFHIYRQLKGTYMLGRTSALIRTGLLVTLIHSAIIPAFALILLYLGLA
- a CDS encoding helix-turn-helix domain-containing protein, with protein sequence MTEAERGDNATLFPQPVGERLRAARERHGMSLAEIGARTRVPLRHLEAIEASNYGALPSPTYAVGFVRAYARAVGEDEVTLARDVRAEANDAPRVTPKYQPYEVADPTRVPSRGLVIAAAGVALAIVVLAVLWLGSSLFRGGDGTPAPAAPSVAVAVPAAQPTAAPKAAPQVTLTATDEVWLRVYDAADKTLYIGTMKAGERFDVPADANDPMINVGRPDKLRVTLNGSVLPPLGDGRRAIKDVRVSADALSARAGGQAAPAAASPAAAAPGTTPAAASSVPPAFAGESTAPVR
- the tilS gene encoding tRNA lysidine(34) synthetase TilS encodes the protein MAEPADVARFRRDLIALTREAPSRERPIAVAVSGGPDSMALLALAAAAFPDAVIAATVDHGLREAAAEEARMVAREAETLGVPHAVLTVAGPIAGASLQARARDARYALLADWAEQSRAMAVATAHHADDQAETFLMRASRGSGVSGLASIRATTVVAGAPVVRPLLAWRRAALRAIVRRAGLPFVNDPANSDPRHDRTRFRQLLDGNEWLDPPALARTAAAVAEAERDLVEIALLLWRERVEMTGDSVTLDPAGLPRDPLRRMVRRAIATVRAAHDIVSPAFDESANIEPLLDTLLAGRRATHGGVLASPRRGRWHFKVAPSRRSL
- the ftsH gene encoding ATP-dependent zinc metalloprotease FtsH, translated to MNDNDKQSGDNGGNGPNPWMKSLLIWVGILLSLAIVVTMFDGRTGAATGNSIAYSAFLDKVDEGTVKDVTISREQITGTLSSGDKFRTDPVSDPQLTDRLRKAGVEISGKRDEGPSIWQYMLVQALPFLLFLGIAFFVVRQMQKGGGAGGAMGFGKSRAKMLTQKEGKVTFADVAGIDEAREELEEIVEFLKDPSKFARLGGKIPKGALLVGSPGTGKTLLARAIAGEAGVPFFTISGSDFVEMFVGVGASRVRDMFEQAKKSAPCIVFIDEIDAVGRHRGAGLGNGNDEREQTLNQLLVEMDGFEANEGIIIIAATNRPDVLDPALLRPGRFDRQVVVPRPDIEGRVKILEVHMKKVPLAPDVDSRTIARGTPGFSGADLANLVNEAALMAARKSKRLVAMAEFEEAKDKVMMGAERRSMVMTEDEKRMTAYHEAGHAIVALHEPASDPIHKATIIPRGRALGMVMRLPERDSYSYHRDKMYANLAVAMGGRVAEEIIFGYDKVSSGASGDIQYATGLARDMVTKWGMSDKVGPVDYAQPEGESFLGYSSSQPTHMSNETAQLIDHEIKTIVEGGLARAKTVLTEHNDQLHLLAEALLEYETLSGDEIKKLIAGEGIGRTDQPKKVSIPTVGTSIPKTRRPQGPFGNPSPAGA